In Dermacentor albipictus isolate Rhodes 1998 colony chromosome 6, USDA_Dalb.pri_finalv2, whole genome shotgun sequence, the following proteins share a genomic window:
- the LOC135918671 gene encoding tyrosyl-DNA phosphodiesterase 2-like isoform X1, translating into MFPSLSGPRATAVTACCDWAPELHLRLPRLQEACDQETRLPTSKLDFSSLLRGSVSNATAAMFGEIAATSGSDRPKTVDGTPGTPVSLKFITWDTNGLDRSNLRPRSEAVCSTIRAADPDVVFLQEVVLESYATIWPAFRKDYRCVRGHYWSNATVTMLKKATTEFKTCHMRQLKQGRVLREVATIEASFAGLPITLINAALESDHDKPKLRKKQLSSCFKKCLRHPANRTVIFGGNLGLRGHELSDVGGRPRSLVDVWEHCGRRREVRYTWEMMVNDNDSFDFSKRPQYRPDRVYLKASKPATMTPASFDLIGMERLSPLGCFPSDHWGLVCRFNVF; encoded by the exons ATGTTTCCATCATTAAG CGGTCCTCGTGCAACTGCTGTAACTGCCTGCTGCGACTGGGCACCCGAGCTGCACCTGAGGCTACCCAGGTTACAGGAGGCTTGCGACCAGGAGACTCGTTTGCCCACAAGCAAGTTAGACTTCAGCTCACTC CTCCGTGGAAGCGTTTCGAACGCTACAGCGGCCATGTTTGGTGAAATTGCGGCCACCAGCGGAAGCGACCGACCGAAGACGGTTGATGGTACACCGGGCACCCCAGTCTCCCTGAAGTTCATCACGTGGGACACAAACGGTCTCGACCGAAGCAACCTGCGGCCGCGTAGTGAAGCCGTCTGCTCGACAATCCGAGCCGCCGACCCGGACGTGGTCTTCCTCCAGGAAGTGGTGCTTGAAAGTTATGCAACCATATGGCCGGCTTTTCGGAAAGACTACAGGTGCGTCCGAGGACACTACTGGAGCAATGCTACGGTAACCATGCTGAAGAAAGCCACCACAGAATTCAAGACGTGCCACATGCGACAGCTGAAACAGGGCCGGGTGCTGCGGGAGGTGGCGACGATAGAGGCATCGTTCGCGGGCCTCCCGATCACGCTGATCAACGCGGCGCTAGAATCCGATCACGACAAGCCGAAGCTGCGTAAGAAGCAACTCTCCAGCTGTTTTAAGAAGTGTCTGAGGCACCCCGCTAACAGGACGGTCATCTTCGGCGGAAACCTCGGCCTGCGCGGACATGAGCTCAGTGACGTGGGTGGACGCCCGCGCTCCCTAGTGGACGTCTGGGAACACTGTGGCAGGCGGCGGGAAGTCCGCTACACGTGGGAAATGATGGTGAATGACAACGATTCCTTTGACTTTAGTAAGAGGCCTCAGTACCGCCCCGACAGGGTCTACTTGAAGGCTTCTAAGCCTGCCACCATGACGCCTGCGTCGTTCGATCTGATCGGTATGGAAAGGCTAAGCCCACTAGGTTGCTTTCCCAGTGACCACTGGGGTCTGGTGTGCCGTTTTAACGTTTTCTAG
- the LOC135918671 gene encoding tyrosyl-DNA phosphodiesterase 2-like isoform X2, with translation MFGEIAATSGSDRPKTVDGTPGTPVSLKFITWDTNGLDRSNLRPRSEAVCSTIRAADPDVVFLQEVVLESYATIWPAFRKDYRCVRGHYWSNATVTMLKKATTEFKTCHMRQLKQGRVLREVATIEASFAGLPITLINAALESDHDKPKLRKKQLSSCFKKCLRHPANRTVIFGGNLGLRGHELSDVGGRPRSLVDVWEHCGRRREVRYTWEMMVNDNDSFDFSKRPQYRPDRVYLKASKPATMTPASFDLIGMERLSPLGCFPSDHWGLVCRFNVF, from the coding sequence ATGTTTGGTGAAATTGCGGCCACCAGCGGAAGCGACCGACCGAAGACGGTTGATGGTACACCGGGCACCCCAGTCTCCCTGAAGTTCATCACGTGGGACACAAACGGTCTCGACCGAAGCAACCTGCGGCCGCGTAGTGAAGCCGTCTGCTCGACAATCCGAGCCGCCGACCCGGACGTGGTCTTCCTCCAGGAAGTGGTGCTTGAAAGTTATGCAACCATATGGCCGGCTTTTCGGAAAGACTACAGGTGCGTCCGAGGACACTACTGGAGCAATGCTACGGTAACCATGCTGAAGAAAGCCACCACAGAATTCAAGACGTGCCACATGCGACAGCTGAAACAGGGCCGGGTGCTGCGGGAGGTGGCGACGATAGAGGCATCGTTCGCGGGCCTCCCGATCACGCTGATCAACGCGGCGCTAGAATCCGATCACGACAAGCCGAAGCTGCGTAAGAAGCAACTCTCCAGCTGTTTTAAGAAGTGTCTGAGGCACCCCGCTAACAGGACGGTCATCTTCGGCGGAAACCTCGGCCTGCGCGGACATGAGCTCAGTGACGTGGGTGGACGCCCGCGCTCCCTAGTGGACGTCTGGGAACACTGTGGCAGGCGGCGGGAAGTCCGCTACACGTGGGAAATGATGGTGAATGACAACGATTCCTTTGACTTTAGTAAGAGGCCTCAGTACCGCCCCGACAGGGTCTACTTGAAGGCTTCTAAGCCTGCCACCATGACGCCTGCGTCGTTCGATCTGATCGGTATGGAAAGGCTAAGCCCACTAGGTTGCTTTCCCAGTGACCACTGGGGTCTGGTGTGCCGTTTTAACGTTTTCTAG
- the LOC135918670 gene encoding uncharacterized protein gives MHDVCDRWLRAVIQNDTLEEVGLPLQIFHPSQWATFIMALPQNGNLKKVHIDAGFNAELLRPACSMLMTTGSDKRVSIGTYEYREDVDLIRCKAFRAIHFSALEPGDYLGVALQLLPSCEHVTMLSIRVDIGNRRLFLPLAEYLKRTTVLRELELIVSYDLQLVEAHGANPGWSVVLESLSRNKSLRKLTLYHQCLTSRDMEGLADVLKRSRSISSVVLANETAGDTTAFVRRLSKGIADNCTLLKVDCLAHVEAEAAGDCLAVREATLRNSGLVARAARIKKASDYDRYVTGALERVSRYPALLDEVAMEARIDKAELTVLVRDRLKRTESMDGFMRAAGVVRERVVCLPSPSDDRMQLDDLIEDCWRHVRRYLVIDDVKDSICRM, from the exons ATGCACGATGTTTGCGACCGCTGGCTCCGCGCTGTCATTCAAAATGATACGCTGGAAGAAGTGGGCCTTCCACTGCAGATATTCCACCCATCACAATGGGCCACATTTATCATGGCGCTGCCGCAAAATGGAAATCTAAAGAAGGTCCACATCGACGCAGGGTTCAACGCTGAACTGCTACGACCAGCTTGCTCGATGCTCATGACAACTGGCTCCGACAAAAGAGTTTCTATCGGAACCTACGAGTATAGAGAAGACGTGGACTTGATACGCTGCAAAGCATTCCGGGCAATACATTTCTCCGCGTTGGAACCGGGCGACTATTTGGGTGTCGCTTTGCAACTACTTCCAAGCTGTGAGCACGTGACGATGTTGAGCATCCGCGTAGACATCGGCAACCGGAGGCTCTTTTTGCCACTGGCCGAATACTTAAAACGCACAACTGTGCTGCGAGAGCTCGAATTGATTGTTTCGTATGACCTCCAACTGGTCGAGGCCCACGGCGCCAATCCGGGGTGGTCGGTCGTGCTAGAATCCCTCTCTCGAAACAAAAGCTTGAGGAAGCTGACGCTTTATCATCAATGCCTGACCAGTCGAGACATGGAGGGCTTGGCGGATGTACTTAAACGAAGCCGGAGCATCAGCTCGGTCGTCCTTGCGAACGAGACCGCGGGAGACACCACCGCCTTTGTGCGACGACTGTCGAAGGGCATTGCGGACAACTGCACGTTGTTGAAAGTGGATTGCTTGGCTCACGTCGAAGCCGAGGCCGCAGGTGACTGTCTGGCTGTGCGAGAGGCGACGCTGCGAAACTCGGGTCTCGTCGCACGAGCTGCTCGAATAAAGAAGGCTTCAGATTACGACAG GTACGTCACCGGAGCACTGGAGCGAGTTTCCCGGTATCCTGCCCTTCTGGACGAGGTTGCCATGGAGGCCCGTATCGACAAAGCAGAGCTCACAGTCTTGGTGCGAGACCGCCTGAAAAGAACCGAAAGCATGGACGGATTTATGCGGGCCGCCGGAGTGGTCAGGGAGCGAGTCGTTTGCCTCCCATCGCCGAGCGACGACCGCATGCAGCTGGATGACCTGATCGAGGACTGCTGGAGGCACGTGCGACGATACCTCGTGATTGACGATGTCAAGGACAGCATTTGCAGGATGTGA